tctttcgatcctgataggaaaaaaaatgtcccaagatttccatacattttttcgaaccttccaatCCGTtatcgccatacaaaatgtatgaaaaaatggtaacggaatggggaaaaaaccttgggacactttttttctcctatcaggattgaaagagctcgcgattctgagtggaaaccacataaaaaataccaaatccaaaagaaagtggggtggacaactttgaaaaaaatggctcagGTACGTTACGTTGAatgcataatagttatttgttatacaagggggcaaagttgtattttaacgccgagtgtggaattgaaaaacgagcaagtgaaaggattctatagttgaaccacgagcgaagcgagtggttcgagaatagaatcctgaacttgcgagttttttaacacacgagaagtaaaatacatttgcacccgagtgtaacacaaaacttttcccctcactatagcgaggaaactacaacgcaaaaaatgcgtttatcactgcttccagtagttccatagctggtaaatcatctttatttctagattcacctacttttatcaattttaaagcagtttatttgactctattcaaggtcaaattactttacccactagtggataaaatgcgtttttacccgctggtattaaaggacaaaacacgtgtttccgagctagtgaggggaaaataaaattaatagtgACCCTGCGGCACTCCACCcaaggcggagacggaattcgttGGTGGTTTTAGACGGTAGTCCTAAACTGGTTAGTCCGTCATCCATCGCCCCTGGTTCCCCCGGACTTGCCCCGGACCGGGTGGCATGCGTAAATGCATTTCCCCAACgtaaaataaccacaaaattaaaattttgaaaaaaaaccccgaccgcgacctgagccaccatgaaacatggctaagaagactccagactaacacagctttcaaataaaaaaaactaaatcgaagtcggttcatccgttcgggagctacgatgccacagacagacgcacacacagacagacagacaaacagacagacagacagacacgtcaaacttataacaccacgtcgtttttgcgtcgggggtcaaaaaGGGTACGTCAGTCTCAATAAAACTATGATAACATGCGCTAACAGGAGGGGGAGGGGATTATGGGAGACATCACCCCTAGAGCTTAGGTTAACTATATGCCTAAATAATAGATAGGAAATGAAATGTGTAGGtagccaaagaggatcgagtattatagagagttactgtcaaagtaaatcCGTCTATAGGtacggagttacatgtctttgGTGTAgcttaggtacagtcagcagcagaagttgcgtagcgggcaaggtgttcacaatgatcctaatacgctcttattgtcttaaaaataagatcgtgtcaagttcattttgaacaccttgcccgctacgcaacttctgctgctgactgtacctaaacaTGATATGGAAGTACAAAAATCAACTGGTTGGCAATAAATTGTACTGTCCGACATTACATGCGGGTTAGCCCTGACAGCTGctaaatattttattgcatTTAATGTTCGAAATTCGCCTCTTCCCTTCATTACCTTTATTGTCGACTGAAAAAGTTGCTAAAATTTTCTTAGGTACTATCAGTTGCAAAAGTGcacggagaaattatgaatgaactagcttttacccgcggcttcgcccgcgtaataaaagtattcattaagattttcatttggatccttaggtttctctgtaggtatatttatctgcgattatttcgattgcacataatacttttgcttgcaatgattgtagaaatattacacatcgaccacagcgtaggtaattttATATAcactggggaaacctttataaacatcccacatagcccgtatttcgacactatgatcggtgggtaaaaagtacttttttatcCCTTAaaaatttttacattttgcttatacttatcgcaaacgtaatcttcatgcaagcaaacaacgatcgtcttagagcacattaagagaccgccgaccgattatccgtatccctctaacgatacccatattatccgtatccgtatccgtatccgtatcgctatcgctatcgctatcgctatcgctatccctatccctatccctatccctatcccaatccctatccctatccctatccctatccctatccctatccctatccgttatcaagatgttcaatgatttcttatcaagtgctaaaatataaagtttcatggttttatcttttaaaattaacactttcgctaccaagaacccgactgtcgggcacaccgctcgtagaagcgtagccgattacatggggaaacccgtatgtagcgaaaatgtcgtagcgccgcgtagagcccggtttcgaaagtgttaagaaatcccatacaaactttcaacctctttttcaaccccttcatccctttttttcgaaataaaaagtagcctatgttctgtctcagggtctaaagattgtctgttcgaAATTTcttcaaaatcggttgcgtggtttaagtgggaaagcgtaacagacagacagacagacagacagagttactttcgcatttataatattagtatggagtatggattcATTGaaaaattcgccatgcacttttgcagctgatagtaggTACATTCTGGAAGAGCTAACTTTTGTCACTGTGATATCACAATTTCGGTTCCTTTCAACCTGCTACAatgagtggcactgaaagttGTTTATACATTCATGTGCTGTGCCTACTCCTTTTGTAAATAGAGGcgtaaatgtatgtatgtatgtatacatttcTTTACTAGCGGATATAAGTGCGGGCATAAATGGATAGACTGGATAGCTAAAATGTATAGGGTGCATTgaggtaatttcgaagcacaaaaatgctcgggtaatttcgaaacggggatcttgatatgacggaaataatggtgatttttatgtgaattTCGAAACCACCCCAATGCACCCTGCATGTCTAATTTGTAATACAAGCATGTGTACTAGCCGTAGTAggtattaatacctacttactttgcATACCTTTAAAACTCGTTCGATTACAACAATAATATGATACTAACAATAGACGGAGACAGTGGATTGGATATTCTTATGCATATGCAGTACAAGAATAATGCCAATAATGCCCTTTCGTGATGGGCGTCATGCACGATTTCCCGTAAAAAGTCTAATTTAGGTTCAGTTACATCTGCTATTCCACACACTAACACAAAGATTAGTACCACAGGAAAATATACATTGATTATTAAGaactatcttaaaataaactaattaaaaaaCCTGAATATGTAAACTAAATGTATCTAACCTTAAATAAACAGTAATATATTAACATATATAttagagaaaaataataatCCTGCCAAGGACTACCCCCGAAATGTTCCCTACCTGACCCAAAAGTACCAAATATCCCAagattagttatttgttttaaaaggggCAAAGTTTTCACCCGCACATACCaatactgatacccgagcaagcgagaGAAATGTgcgagcgcagcgagtggtTAGTGTGGTGtggagcgttgcgagggtttcaaggcacgtagcaaatgtttgccaccgagtgaaacaaaaatgTTCACCACGCAAAACAAGGAATGTAAATACTTGTAAGTACAGAGTATATAAATAAAGTGGgttttatgggcattttcagaatttgggcccccccaattagcgtaagtcatTTAACAATTacacagctttcagacaaaaaaaactaaatccaaatcggttcatccgttcgggagctacaatgccacagacagacacacacacagacagacggacaaacagactgacagacagacagacacacacacagacagacacgtcaaacttataacaccccgtcgtttttgcgtcgggggttaaaaattaactcactgtcacgTAAAATCTGTCtgaataaatacttttttcgcattctgaatgtagattgtCGCTTAAagattatgtaattaacacaaaaacaatatttttattgagattTCATGCCtgtaattatcgtcacaaagctggcagtgagttaatttttgtccCCTATATTAGCATAAGTACGTTAATAATATAGGGGGGTCCCGAATTCTGTAAATGCCCTTATTCAAGTTGGGTTATCTGAATTAAGTTATAAATGCGGAAGAAtgatataattaggtatattataaaaaaagttaagagGAACCTATGCTAGTAAATACCGACAGCAAATTCTTATGTAAATTTCCTTCTGTAAAACATATCGCAAAGGAAGTTTCGCCCAACTCCTCAATGTCGAACATTAAGGTTTTCAGACGGAATTTACCCATACGGTGATAAGATTTCCATTGCCAAGCACGCGAGAATATGCTTACGAACCAGTTTAGATAGAACTCCGATTACATTAAGGTCTGTAAGATCTAGAGGTCATGTTATACGATGTATTGTCGAGCTTGTGTTACTGAGTATTCGTCGAGAGCAGATAATGCCCTGCAGGAGGCTACATAAACTAAGGCTGCAAAGACTTCCTTGTGTTTTAATTCACTTCAGGCTTTTcagttaatataaataaagaCAATATCGCTTTCCGTTCATTCTTCTTACTTCTCTGAACGTTACCAGTTGGGTTTATAGAAATGTTCGCAATCTCGTGCctttttgtaataattatgtttgaATCGAGTACCAGTTGGGTCATTAATGATGTGAATCTATCGAGTTTGCGGGAAAGAGGTCTGATAGAAGATAGCGACGAAGTGAATATCGAAGAGAGATTCAGTCTTATTTATCCAGGTTTGTTATTATTTGAGGTTCCGTAGTTaacaactaggaacccttatagtccgtccgtccgcagataatctcagtaaccgttagcactagaaagtttcGAAACGAGTAATTTGGTAcctaccaatatgtatttatcaatcacgccgacaaagtgcttaaacaataaaaagtggaaaagaatctttaaaaaaattcttggattttctaggaaaattattctGAAGTAGATGTacttagtgatttttttttacagctGTATAAAACAATTTTTGTGAACTGTTTGTAATTTAACCGTATATGCAAGCACTTTTTATCTTAGTTTACAAATGTCTTATTATTTTCAAagtattttctttcaaataccaCTTATTAGAACTTTCACCACTTAATTAGAATTTAagaattttagaataaattattaaatctgaatctgaaataaaaaaaacagtttacGCAATCCAAAATTACCGCCGAAATCCttacttatacttacttatatatccatactaatattataaatgggacagtgtgtgtgtctgtttgtttgcccgtctttcacggcaaaacggagcgacgaattgacgtgattttttaagtagaggtagttgaagggacgcagagtgacataggctacattttgtctctttccaacgcgagcgaagccgcgggaaaaagctagtaggtacataaataactAGACGTTTGTATAAATCAGTAACCCAAGTTCCCGAGAGGTGGCGCTGTAGGTAGTTTTTTAACTCTGTCAAAataactgtcaacgagcgttcaCATAATAGAGGTATTTTCGGACCCGCGAGTTCACGATAGCGCGTTGCGTGACGGCAGACGACACAATAATAACTAAGTACCTAATGGTAAAAAAAACTATTCCGACTATTCTAAGTATCGTCGATTTCTGGTATCAGACCTTAACCCAATTAAAACAATTAATGCTCAGTCACAATGGCATCAAGGGCCTAATAGATTCGATAAACCATTGGACGGTGACATGGCTATCTTAGCGAAACATGCAATTATTTTGGTTTGCAAATAATTCGTTTCACTCGCTCGAAAATACCTACCGCCATAACACTAAATTAAGTGTATTTTAGGGACAATGGACCGAAGatatcgacttagccccaaaccagTCTTTACCGGGATTTAAACCCAGGGACCATTGGATTTAGAAAGacaaggcagggtcactactcgcGAAGCCACTAGGTCGAATCTTAACAGCCATGTCACCTTTACTCGTTTAATTAGTAGAATTCGCCCCATCGATTGTGACAGACAAAAAATGTATTCTTCAATGAAATCTGTTGTTTCTTCACGGATTTTACCTCATCTTCGCTTCATTCCGGAAGGTGGATCCTAGGGGTCAGCTTGTAGACTAATCCGAAGAAATACACGGACTGTGCGACAACCAAACTGTTTCTTGTCGACATTCATCTCTCCTCCAAAGTCCTGCGCTTAAGACTTACTGACTTAGATTAAGATTGCAAAAGGATTAAAATGACGGGGTCTGTCtagtggcatcgtagctttcgaacgcgGATGAACCGAAAGCTgaataagtcgggagtgttttagtTTTAGAAAATCGGTCCCCTGAGTAAATATGTCGGGtctgggatttttcaaaatttttaacttTGTATTGTGGTTATTACGAAAGACACTGCCATCTATTATCGCCAGTCGCTATTTAATTTAACCTTTTTACGCGCTTTAAGGTACAAAATGGTGCGGCGCAGGAAACATAGCGGATGGATACGACGACTTGGGACCTTCTAGGGAGACGGACATGTGTTGTCGAGACCACGATAACTGCCCCGATTATATAGCAGCTGGCGAGACCAAGCACAACCTAACTAACAACGCGTTCTACACTCGGTATGTATAATTGTGTAGAATCTGGCTAGTGAAAGTTGAatccagtatttttttaaaacagcaactctggatatcatatcatcgattgtcatctgtaagtgtgactgtcactttaacgaatttcggtaaaagttaacagcaaaatctataaataataatgaataacaccataaaaattagtaaagtaagtgatgtacctaaataaattagaaataataaaaaagaaaccatgttatcaatgtgttgccagctccaatttttttgaaattgccacgttttttcgggctcaactttcattagct
Above is a window of Leguminivora glycinivorella isolate SPB_JAAS2020 chromosome 19, LegGlyc_1.1, whole genome shotgun sequence DNA encoding:
- the LOC125236659 gene encoding phospholipase A2-like; translated protein: MFAISCLFVIIMFESSTSWVINDVNLSSLRERGLIEDSDEVNIEERFSLIYPGTKWCGAGNIADGYDDLGPSRETDMCCRDHDNCPDYIAAGETKHNLTNNAFYTRLNCECDEKFRLCLRAAAANKSKVAKQIGTVYFNALGTECYREDYPVVGCVKKGGWFNRKCLEPKYDKNGERRYQWFDVPNY